The genomic window CCTTTGTGCTTTTTCCGAACACGTTCTAAACCAGCATCCTTCCATCAATCCCCTGCACGCCTTCAGGAGAAATACTTCATGATCACACCATCACTTATCAAGGAACTCAAGGCCCTGCTCGGAAACGACAATGTTATGGACAGCGAGGTCGACCGCGTCTCCTATTCATATGATTCGGCCGTACTCGAAAGCGTTGTCCCCGAACTGGTGGTCCGTCCCGTCAACAGCGAAACCCTGGGCAAGGTGGTCAGCCTGTGCAACGAGAACCGCATCCCCATGACGGTACGGGGTTCGGGAACCAACCTGAGTGGGGGCACCATTCCCTCGTCCACCCACGGCATGGTTGTGTTGACCAATGGACTCAACAAGATTCTGGAAATCAACGAAGATGACCTGTACGCGGTGGTTCAGCCTGGCGTGGTCACGGCCACCTTTGCTGCGGCTGTGGCTGCCAAGGGCCTGTTCTACCCCCCTGATCCCGGAAGCATGGCCGTGTCCACCCTGGGGGGCAACGTGGCCGAGAACGCAGGAGGGCTTCGGGGACTCAAGTACGGCGTGACCAAGGACTACGTCATGGGCGTGGATTTCTGGGATGTGAACGGCAACCTTATCAAATCCGGCTCCCGAACGGTCAAATGCGTGACCGGTTACAACCTGGGGGGACTGATGGTCGCTTCCGAAGGGACTTTGGGCGTTTTTGATCAGATTATCCTGAAACTTGTCCCGCCTCCGGCCGCGTCCAGGGCCATGCTCGCCGTATTCGACAATATGGCCAAGGCTTCGGAAACCGTATCCGCCATCATTGCCGAAAAAATCGTGCCCTGTACCCTGGAATTTCTGGACAACTTCACCATCAGAACCGTTGAGGACTATTCCAGGGCCGGACTGCCAACGGATGCCGAAGCCCTGCTTCTCATAGAGGTGGACGGACATCCTGCCCAGGTGGAGGAAGAGGCCCAGAAAATCATGAGCCTGTGTACCCGACTGGGAGCATCCAGCGTGACCGCAGCCCAAAACGCCCAGGAAAAGGCAACCATCTGGCAGGCCCGGCGCGACGCCCTGCCCGCTTTGGCTCGACTCAAGCCAACAACCGTCCTTGAAGACGCCACCGTGCCCCGCAGCCAGATTCCGGCCATGATCGCGGCCATCCAATCCATAGGCAAAAAGTACGACCTGACCATCGGCATCTTCGGACATGCGGGCGATGGCAACCTGCACCCGACCATTTTATGCGACAAGCGGGACAAAAAGGAATTTGGCAAAGTCGAGCAGGCCGTGGATGAAATTTTCGAACACGCCCTGGCCCTCAAGGGAACCCTTTCCGGAGAACACGGCATAGGCATCGCCAAAAGCAAATTCATGGAACACGAGGTTTCCCGGGCAACCCTTGGCTTCTGTCGCCACCTGAAAACATCCCTTGATCCTCACGGTATTCTCAACCCGGGCAAAAT from Desulfoplanes formicivorans includes these protein-coding regions:
- a CDS encoding FAD-linked oxidase C-terminal domain-containing protein; the encoded protein is MITPSLIKELKALLGNDNVMDSEVDRVSYSYDSAVLESVVPELVVRPVNSETLGKVVSLCNENRIPMTVRGSGTNLSGGTIPSSTHGMVVLTNGLNKILEINEDDLYAVVQPGVVTATFAAAVAAKGLFYPPDPGSMAVSTLGGNVAENAGGLRGLKYGVTKDYVMGVDFWDVNGNLIKSGSRTVKCVTGYNLGGLMVASEGTLGVFDQIILKLVPPPAASRAMLAVFDNMAKASETVSAIIAEKIVPCTLEFLDNFTIRTVEDYSRAGLPTDAEALLLIEVDGHPAQVEEEAQKIMSLCTRLGASSVTAAQNAQEKATIWQARRDALPALARLKPTTVLEDATVPRSQIPAMIAAIQSIGKKYDLTIGIFGHAGDGNLHPTILCDKRDKKEFGKVEQAVDEIFEHALALKGTLSGEHGIGIAKSKFMEHEVSRATLGFCRHLKTSLDPHGILNPGKIIGG